A genomic region of Gemmatimonas sp. contains the following coding sequences:
- a CDS encoding ABC transporter substrate-binding protein, giving the protein MTLARLLCAMMVASLLASCASPPPPPVLRIGLIGVFEGPARNASGMPARLAARMAIDELNATGGALIDGVSHRLILIERETANRPDAAAAAARALINLDSIDVLVGPQFSPLAIAAGAVAEASQVPLVAPMASSPQVTAERSYVMRLTFLDADQGDVLARYAFDSLGLRRTAALFDAASEYSRGVVERYGRTFTARGGRMAGVATYNGDDVGDQGMQIRRLMQEAPDAVLLPNFSVRDSSQVRLFRAAGFRGPFLGSDAWDAIALRGRQDIDGSIIVGNWDGRSDREGVRTFRDRWNRRYLGERPRATGAATYDAIRLIARAAERARVRSGMALATALRTGAPFDGAFASYRFDSSGDPIRGAMLLQMTGDSLLFRATLSPQR; this is encoded by the coding sequence ATGACCCTGGCACGCCTTCTGTGCGCCATGATGGTGGCGTCACTGCTCGCCTCGTGTGCCTCGCCGCCACCACCGCCGGTCCTGCGCATCGGCCTCATTGGCGTCTTCGAAGGACCGGCTCGCAATGCATCGGGCATGCCGGCGCGCCTTGCGGCCCGCATGGCCATCGACGAGCTCAATGCCACGGGCGGCGCCCTCATCGATGGCGTCTCCCATCGCCTCATCCTCATCGAGCGGGAAACGGCCAACCGGCCGGATGCGGCGGCCGCGGCGGCGCGCGCACTCATCAACCTCGACTCGATCGATGTGCTCGTGGGCCCGCAGTTCAGCCCGCTCGCCATTGCCGCCGGCGCGGTGGCCGAGGCGTCACAGGTCCCGCTTGTGGCTCCCATGGCCTCCAGTCCGCAGGTCACCGCCGAACGTTCGTACGTCATGCGGCTCACCTTTCTCGACGCCGACCAGGGCGACGTGCTGGCCCGGTACGCCTTCGACTCGCTGGGGCTGCGCCGCACGGCCGCGCTCTTCGATGCTGCGAGTGAGTACAGCCGCGGCGTCGTCGAGAGGTACGGGCGCACCTTCACGGCCCGCGGCGGTCGCATGGCGGGCGTGGCGACCTACAACGGCGATGACGTTGGTGATCAGGGCATGCAGATCCGGCGACTCATGCAGGAGGCCCCCGACGCCGTGCTGCTCCCCAATTTTTCGGTGCGCGATTCCTCGCAAGTGCGCCTCTTCCGTGCGGCCGGCTTTCGCGGGCCGTTTCTCGGCAGCGACGCCTGGGATGCCATCGCGCTGCGGGGGCGACAGGACATCGACGGCAGCATCATCGTGGGCAACTGGGACGGCCGCAGCGATCGCGAAGGCGTCCGCACTTTTCGTGACCGCTGGAACCGGCGGTATCTGGGTGAGCGTCCACGCGCCACCGGCGCCGCGACCTACGACGCCATTCGGCTCATTGCCCGCGCGGCGGAACGCGCGCGCGTCAGGAGCGGCATGGCCCTCGCCACGGCACTGCGCACCGGTGCCCCCTTCGACGGGGCCTTCGCCAGCTATCGATTCGACAGCTCCGGTGATCCCATCCGCGGCGCCATGCTGCTCCAAATGACCGGCGATTCCCTGCTCTTTCGCGCCACGCTGTCACCGCAGCGATGA